A region of Ornithodoros turicata isolate Travis chromosome 5, ASM3712646v1, whole genome shotgun sequence DNA encodes the following proteins:
- the LOC135395758 gene encoding uncharacterized protein K02A2.6-like: MTSEDQKSSGISSAASMSTSSAHRAMALIGQVEPFDESISHWPSYEERLKSFLRVNRIPDNDHVDAFLSIVGGKTFELLKNLCSPELPASKTLDELLKVLRDHLSPRPSVIAERAKFHNRSQQENETMAEFVAELKHLAEHCNFGRVLDEMLRDRFVAGLLRVDIQKSLFTEDDSLSFKKAVEKAFSLERATRNAAECHVRKPNSFESGLQKFSTQKDASVKKSTCHRCGSERHAAHQCSFKNATCFKCRKIGHIAAACASVKRQNNQHKRTSRNTLKKLSPNAGTTQSVLKSLNSMKGPEPITFDMEIERVPLRMELDTGAAVSVISWKDFKQKFPKLKLLQTSLQLKTYTGETVIPCGLVNVSVNHKDFQGVLPLHVLPQAGPPLIGRDWLRQVRLDWQSLHQVKVAENRSVTHLLQKFSHIFSDDVGMITNDCATLILKPDATPRFVKARSLPLSLKPAVEKEIERLIKNDVWTPVQTSEYATPIVPVVKKDGGIRLCGDYKVTLNPQLVAESYPLPRIDEMLAALAGGRYYSKIDLSRAYYQVVMSEQSKRLLTVNTHKGLFAVNRLPFGVVSAPALFQRIMDNMLKGLNDVVCYLDDILVMGRTQEEHSKNLEQGW; this comes from the exons ATGACGTCTGAAGACCAGAAGTCCTCCGGAATATCATCAGCTGCGTCTATGTCTACAAGCAGCGCTCACAGGGCCATGGCGCTAATAGGGCAAGTAGAGCCTTTCGACGAATCTATTTCTCATTGGCCGTCATATGAAGAGCGGTTAAAGTCATTTCTTCGTGTCAACCGCATCCCCGACAATGACCATGTTGACGCCTTTTTGAGCATTGTGGGAGGAAAAACGTTCGAGTTGTTGAAGAACCTGTGTTCGCCGGAATTGCCCGCTTCCAAGACTCTGGACGAGTTGTTAAAAGTGCTGAGAGACCATTTGTCTCCGAGACCCTCCGTTATTGCTGAACGTGCAAAATTTCATAACCGTTCACAGCAAGAGAATGAGACGATGGCCGAATTTGTTGCGGAGCTAAAACACCTGGCAGAACACTGTAATTTTGGGAGGGTGTTAGACGAAATGCTTCGGGACCGATTTGTGGCAGGACTTCTACGAGTAGATATTCAGAAATCTTTGTTCACGGAAGACGATTCTTTAAGCTTTAAGAAAGCGGTAGAGAAAGCATTTTCTCTGGAACGTGCAACGAGAAATGCTGCTGAATGCCACGTTAGAAAGCCAAATTCGTTTGAGTCAGGACTACAGAAATTCAGCACGCAAAAAGATGCCAGTGTGAAGAAGAGTACATGCCATCGTTGTGGTTCTGAAAGGCATGCAGCCCACCAATGTTCGTTCAAAAACGCAACATGCTTCAAGTGTCGAAAAATTGGGCATATAGCGGCTGCCTGTGCTAGTGTAAAACGCCAAAATAATCAGCATAAGCGTACAAGTCGAAACACGCTTAAGAAGTTGTCGCCTAATGCGGGGACCACGCAAAGTGTATTGAAGTCTTTAAACAGCATGAAAGGTCCAGAACCTATTACGTTTGACATGGAAATCGAACGAGTGCCTTTGCGTATGGAGTTGGACACGGGAGCTGCTGTCTCCGTTATCTCATGGAAAGACTTCAAGCAAAAGTTTCCAAAGTTAAAGTTACTTCAAACGTCGTTGCAACTGAAAACGTACACCGGAGAAACAGTGATTCCTTGCGGTTTAGTTAACGTCAGTGTTAATCACAAGGACTTTCAAGGTGTCCTTCCATTGCACGTGCTACCCCAAGCGGGACCACCGTTAATCGGCAGAGACTGGTTACGGCAAGTTCGTCTTGATTGGCAAAGTTTACATCAAGTGAAAGTAGCTGAAAACAGAAGCGTGACGCACCTTCTGCAAAAATTCAGCCATATCTTTTCCGATGATGTGGGAATGATAACGAATGACTGTGCTACACTCATTTTGAAGCCAGATGCGACCCCACGTTTTGTGAAAGCAAGAAGTCTCCCGCTATCCTTAAAACCAGCTGTTGAGAAGGAAATAGAACGATTGATAAAGAATGACGTTTGGACTCCAGTACAGACAAGCGAATACGCGACACCGATCGTACCCGTCGTGAAGAAAGACGGGGGCATACGTCTCTGTGGAGACTATAAGGTTACACTAAATCCTCAACTGGTAGCAGAGAGCTACCCGCTGCCTCGAATAGATGAAATGCTTGCTGCGTTAGCCGGTGGAAGGTACTACTCAAAAATCGACCTCAGTAGGGCCTATTACCAAGTTGTGATGAGTGAACAATCTAAACGTCTTCTTACTGTGAACACACATAAAGGGTTATTTGCGGTCAACCGTCTGCCCTTCGGTGTGGTGTCTGCACCAGCGCTTTTTCAGCGAATTATGGACAACATGCTAAAAGGATTGAacgacgtcgtctgctatttagATGATATATTGGTCATGGGAAGAACGCAAGAGGAGCATTCGAAAAACCTGGAACAA GGATGGTAA